One Amblyomma americanum isolate KBUSLIRL-KWMA chromosome 8, ASM5285725v1, whole genome shotgun sequence DNA window includes the following coding sequences:
- the LOC144100876 gene encoding uncharacterized protein LOC144100876, translated as MAVCVPVRVRLDLSCAIPRRNEHNLLWIVVDRSTTATIKQFAKLIRTKYGVDKRNELYLEDAWLPPDEPIQILRDRDLVRVISSVKNSSNSADHSDNGSEPTLASEEAATSSKKSKKRKLDASESSALHEAEPGNNTVNAFPDSHPAPATSAPSHDASAHLAVSGTPVWPATPKEPTTSSTTLQVPSLPSTPLGQQMLSTPDVSMSGSQAGSAKKKARRPRRKKKKPNDSEVGPIEPLPPVVLPVSSAPHLAPQAELPAKHLRFDEHSSSDEEQRSVLEQCVLPKSVEAAPYVASTTPSPVKVVQERQPPLTNGQAMWPPCAAGSYTAVPPPSQTAQPKAELQESYEEASEVESPEKKADSQPKQVKKSYAAYPPLKTPPRVGDLIAFKVLELDSTYCPNVSDYKEGKVMHHNPVSDMVLIELKNAEAKPTYGGKFELEVPEEGLPPMEKVVQLMWTELLEPVIMS; from the exons ATGGCGGTCTGCGTTCCTGTCAGAGTGAGGCTCGATTTGAGTTGCGCGATTCCACGTCGCAATGAGCATAACCTGCTTTGGATCGTAGTCGACCGGTCGACGACGGCAACGATAAAACAGTTTGCTAAGTTGATAAGAACCAAGTACGGTGTGGACAAGAGGAACGAACTGTACCTCGAAGACGCTTGGCTACCGCCCGATGAACCCATACAGATCTTGAGAGACAGAGACCTCGTGAG AGTCATCTCAAGTGTCAAGAACTCATCGAATAGCGCCGATCACTCCGACAATGGCTCGGAACCGACGTTAGCAAGCGAAGAAGCTGCAACGAGCtccaagaaaagcaaaaaaaggaagCTAGATGCCTCTGAGAGCAGCGCTTTACACGAAGCTGAACCAGGTAACAACACTGTCAATGCATTCCCAGACAGCCACCCCGCTCCTGCGACGTCAGCACCGTCGCACGATGCATCGGCGCATCTTGCAGTCTCCGGAACGCCTGTCTGGCCCGCAACTCCTAAGGAGCCGACAACCAGTTCGACGACACTGCAAGTCCCTAGTTTGCCAAGCACTCCTCTTGGACAGCAGATGCTGTCCACACCGGACGTCAGTATGTCTGGATCGCAGGCAGGTTCCGCCAAGAAAAAGGCACGCAGACCAAGGCGCAAGAAAAAGAAGCCAAACGATTCAGAGGTTGGCCCAATCGAGCCATTACCGCCTGTCGTTCTGCCTGTATCCAGTGCTCCACATCTAGCCCCACAGGCAGAGTTACCGGCGAAGCATCTTCGTTTCGATGAACACTCATCGTCAGACGAGGAGCAACGTTCAGTTCTGGAACAGTGTGTGCTGCCCAAGTCTGTCGAGGCTGCACCTTATGTGGCCAGCACAACACCGTCGCCTGTCAAGGTGGTGCAGGAAAGACAGCCACCGCTCACAAATGGTCAGGCTATGTGGCCACCTTGTGCAGCTGGCAGCTACACTGCAGTCCCGCCTCCTTCACAAACTGCACAGCCAAAAGCTGAGCTTCAGGAG AGTTATGAAGAAGCCAGTGAAGTAGAGTCACCTGAAAAAAAAGCAGACAGCCAGCCAAAGCAAGTCAAGAAGAGCTACGCAGCTTACCCGCCTCTCAAGACACCACCCCGAGTGGGAGACCTCATAGCTTTCAAG GTGTTGGAACTTGACTCCACCTATTGCCCGAATGTGTCAGACTACAAG GAAGGAAAAGTTATGCACCACAATCCTGTCAGCGACATGGTACTCATTGAGCTGAAGAATGCAGAGGCAAAGCCAA CATATGGCGGAAAATTTGAACTTGAGGTCCCAGAAGAAGGCTTGCCACCGATGGAAAAAGTG GTTCAACTGATGTGGACAGAGCTCCTTGAACCAGTCATCATGTCATGA